The region TGTGCTTTAACCAACGTGAGGTCGCCCGGACCTTCGAACGCCAAAAATGTCTACGCCAACGTCGGGCAACCAATTCGCTCGCCGGAGCGACCAACGAGAAGCCCTCTGCGGACCGGACCATCAGCCCCGAGCGTTCCGCCCCGACGAGTACCGGACCGAAGACGGTTTGAAAGTGGTCCACCTGTGCATTGAAGATGGATTCAGACCGGTTCTTGGCCTCAGGCCGGATCTCACCCTGGTAACAAATCTCCAACAGCCGTTGGCCCAGGCCCGCCCCGTCCACCGGCTCGGTCAAATAGGGCAACATCCAGTCCAACACCCGCCCATGCGCAGCTGAGACGAGGTCGTTCAGCCACGCCCGTTCTTCAGGCGTCGCCGCCCACACCTGCCCCACTCTCTGAACGAGTCGGCCCAACAGGAAGTGATCCTTAGGGTTCGGCCCGAGCGCCTGTTCAAGATGTTGCTTGCTCACAATCAGACACTTGGCGAGTCCGAGTTCCCGGTCGTCGGGCGCGTAAGCGATCGTATTCGGCGGCAGTACGTTCGCCATAGAGGACATCAGCCAAACCCACCGCCGCATCCCACCGGATCTCCGCAAAGCGGAGTAAAAGGCCCGATACGAGTCCACAACGACCATGAAATCGAATGCGCTATTTCGGTTGGGGTTCGACCCATGCAAGTGTGAACCATACAGAAGTACCGCCCTGACGGAGTCCGACGTGTCCAGAACGAGACGATCTGCGAGGTCCCGAACCACAGGGTACCAAGGAGCATCCGCAGCTGGGTGGACGCCCGAGGTCATGCGACCGGCCCCCCCCGCATCTCTTGGAGCTTCTCCACCATGCTCTGCCGCAGTCCTTCGACAAACAGGCCAGCATCAGCTTTCGGGTTCGTCCATTCGAATTCGCCGACGTATTCCATTCGCGCGTCCAGCGTGTCCATGCTTCCCAGGAGGTGCTTGAATTTGGCGTACTGCCAAAGGCCATCCACGACGAAGGCGTGGACCTTCCAAGTACGCGCACGCAGGATCAACCCCAGACCCGCCGGGCGGAACGGTCCGATCTCCCCATCCTTGGACCGCGTCCCCTCAGGATAGATGAGGATAGGGACATCCGTTTCCCGGGAGATTTTTCGAAGCTGCTTGAGCATTCGTCGGGCATCCCCCGTGTTTGCTGAAGGGTCCACCCACGGGTATTGATACAGCCTGCTCAAGTGCGATATTAGCGGGATAAAACGAGTGTAGCGGCGGCGGGTGACAACACGAAGGTAGCCGCTAGTGAGTGTCTTGACCCCGAGCGGAAGATCGAGCATCGACTGGTGGTTCATGACGACCAACACTCCAGGCTCGCACGGGATGATGCGATCCGGATGAGGAAGGGACGCACCTCCGATAACTTCGAAAGGCCTCGTCACAAGCCAGGCCAAGTACTGAAGCCAGGAACCCAACACGCTGATCCGGCTCTGGGGTCGAAGCCACAGCCATGGGCCGACCAAGAAACGTTGGACGAGATCGGACAGCAGCATGCCCAGACAGGTAACGATCAGGGCCAAATAACCTCGGAGTAGCTTCAAGCGCTATCGCCTCCGGGGATCGACGAAGAGCAGGGTATAGAGCACACGAACGTGCGGCGGACGGCAAACGCTAACCGGACCCGCCGACCAGCATCAAGGCGAATAGATCAATGGATGATCAAGGCTACACCTACTACGGCTTCAAGAACTGTGTCGGAGGGTTCTTCGAGATGCCCACGTCGGACGCTCGCAAACTCCTTCCGAAGCACCTTGAGCCGCTCGAGATGCAGCACGAGCGGAGCATCTTGGCGCTGACTTGCTTCGAGTTCACCGAAAGTGAAGTCGGGCACTACTTCGAGGTCGTCCTGGCCGTAATTGTCCCGCCCATGGTTGAGCCGGGGAAGCCGCTCCCAAAGGCCGCGTTCTACCCGTTTTGCGTCGGGGTGACCAGCGCAGCCGCACGCGAACATGCAACAGAACGTTGGCATCTTCCGCACTTTTTGGGAGAGCTCGACATCGCCATGAACGAGTTCGACGACCGCATGGAAGTCGAGGTTCGCGACGACGACAAGCCAGTGCTCGACCTCTTGGTCACAAAGCACAAGTACGCCCCCTCAAAAAACCTATACAACGCCTTTATGGTTGACGCTGACTCAGATCGAAAGTTCAAGGCCAACATTTACATGGGGGCCCCCCACTCCGAGCACGAAGAGGAGACGGGGTCGCTCACGCTTTACGAGCACGAGATGACGGCGGGTCTGACGATCGACGACGTCAACACGTACCCGTTCCGCGAACAGTGGTATCAGGCCGGCTTGCAGACCTTCGAGCCCTTGCTGGAGATCTGATCTCGGTGCCAGGCCACTTCGTCATTTTTAATCCCGCCTCGGGGCGGGGACGCGGCCGAAAACGCATCGCCGTCTATCGGCGTCTACTGGAAGCGCAACTCGACGACGTGACATTCGCAACCACAACGCGGCCCGGTGAGGAGCGGGAACTCACCGACCGTGCGGCAGGCGAGGGTTTCGACGTTGTTGTGGCGGTGGGCGGAGACGGCACGTGGAGCAACGTGGCAGATCGCTTGCTCAACCATGACCGAACTGATGTGGTGCTGGGGATGCTACCCAACGGCACGGGAAACGACTTCGGTCGCAGCCTCGGCTTCGACCCAATGAACGCGGCTGAAGCAGTGAACTCCCTGGCCAGTGGGAACCGGCGCCGTGTCGATGTAGGTCGCATCGACACGCCTACGGCCTCAGAACACTCGCCGGAGCAGAGCGAAGCCCGCCACTTCTTGAACCTGGTCGGCTTTGGTTTCGATGTCGCTGTGATCGACGCAGCGTCTCAGGCTCGGTTCCTCAAGGGCGAGCTGTTGTACAAAATCACAGCGCTTCAGCAGCTCTTCAAATTCCCGGGAATCGACCTGGAGCTCGCGGCCGCCGATGGGACCGAGCGGTCCGGGCGCCACCTGATGTTGACGGTGTCAAACGGACGTTTCTTCGGCGGAGGCTTCCCGATCGCGCCCAAGGCGACTGTCGAAGACGGACTGCTGCACGCGTGCCAGATCCAAGACGCAGCGCCAATGACCCGCCTGAAGCTCTTCAACATGGCGGAACGCGGCCGGCACGTAGAATCGGAACAGGTGGAGGTGCTCGACGACGCATCCTTCACCGTCACATTCCCGGCAGCTCCCCGCTTCGAGGTGGATGGGGACATTCGACGGGCTTCCGATCCATCGATCGTGATCCGTGCGTTACCTGCCGCTCTCGAAGTGATCGCGCCGCCCGTTCAGTAGCACAGTGGCGCAATCGTAAGCGTCAGTCCGACTATTACTTAGACGCCCTCAACGGCGAGCAGCTTCTGCTTCCGCCAGACGCCGCCGTAGCCCACGAGCTTCCCATCTGCGCCAACCACCCGGCGGCAGGGGACAACAATGGCCAGAGCATTCAGTCCATTAACCCGCCCCACAGCTCGTACCGCAGAAGGTCGCCCGACCGTGGCGGCCAATTCACCGTAGCTACGGGCCTCCCCGTACGAAATCTCACAAAGCGCACCCCAAACGTTCTGCTGAAGGTCAGTTCCCGGGGCCACGGTTGGAAGAGTTAAGTCCCGCAGAGATCCGTCGAAATAGGACGCGAGAAGGGCCTTCTCGACGAATAACCGGTGGCCGAGCCTCTGCGGCTCAATCTTCCTGACTGAGCGTCCCAGCGGAAAGGCGATAACGCTCTTCACCCAGTTGTCGCGCGTCTTCTTCGTCGTGACTTACCAAGACAAGCGGCACCCCTCGCTGCAGTGTCCAAGATCGAACGACCTGACACAACTCTGCGCGGAGCGGCCGGTCGAGCGCAGAGAACGGTTCGTCGAGTAGGAGCATCCGCGGCTCGGCGATCAGGGCGCGCCCCAGAGCGACGCGCTGCTGCTCTCCCCCTGAGAGCCTTTTTGGTCTCCTGTCCAAGAGCGGCGTGATTTGGAGAAGATCTGCGATCTCCGTTACGGACGCCTCCGGTTCCGCCCCGTAGGTCAGATTCTCTCGTACGGAGAGATGCGGGAAGAGAAGAACGTCTTGCGGAACCCATCCCACGCTTCGCTCCCATGGGGATACCCAGGCACCCGACGAGGAGTCTTGCCATACCTCCGATCTGAAGGTCACGCGCCCGCGGGCTCTGCGTTCGACGCCCGCCAGAATCCTGAGAAGGGTGCTCTTTCCAGCGCCTGACGGCCCGACGATCGCGACGGCCTTCGTTCTCGTATCCAGTGAGACGCAGAGGTCGGTGCCCGGGAGCTGGAGCTCGAGCTCCAGCTTCAATCTGAAGGCGTCAGCGACCATGACGGTCCTCCAGTCGCTGCTTCTGCCGACGAGACAAGACCTCGAAGCCAAAGAGCGCCAGCAGCGAAACGGCGACGCTCGCACCCACGAGAAGCCACACTTGTTCCTGTCCCTGCGGGGACTCCAATAGCGTGTATACTGCTAGCGCGATGGTGCGGGTCGACCCCTCGACATTTCCTGCCAAGACCACAGTCGCCCCAAACTCTCCGAGGGCCCGAGCGAAAGCGAGCACGGCACCAGCTGCGATGCCTGGGAGAGCAAGCGGAAGAGAGATCCTGAGGAAGGTGCGGCGAGGCGTCACGCCGAGTGTGGAAGACAATTCTTCGTACTTCGAATCGATTGCCTCGAACGCCCCGCGGATCGAGATCACGTACAGTGGCATCCCTACGACGAACGCGGCTAAAGCAGCCCCGAGCAGGGTGAATGGGACCGGCAGGCCCAGGCTGGCCAACGCACCACCGAACGGGGTGTTCGTTCCCAGCACGCTCAGCAACAAGAAGCCAGTTACCACAGGCGGCAGAACGAGCGGAGCAAGGACGAGCGCCGAGACGATCGACTTTCCGCGGAAGTCCCACCGGGCCAACACCCATCCGAGCCCTATCGCCGGCACGAGCCCGACCAACGTGGCCAACAACGCCACGATCACCGACAGACGAATGGCGGATGCTACCCCGGGCACCCCGAGTGACGAACCGGAGCGCGCTTGCTCAGCGTCAAAAGACTCACTGGGCAATCGGAAGCCCTCCGCCCCGAAGACATCCGCAGCCTCAGTGGAGGCTAGAAAGGCAACAAAGGCGCGCGCGACATCCGGGACATCGCTGCCTACCAGGGGCGCCGCCCAGTAGCCGATGTGGGGGTGATCGTCCGAGTCGAAAACGAACGCCAGCGCTACATCCGAGTCTTGGAGGGCATCCGTGCGATATACGACCCCGGCCGAGACCTCACCGCGTGCCACCCACTCAAGCGTCCCCCTCACGGAGCCACTCCGTACAACCTTGGGTTCCACCTCCGCCCAGACCCCATGCGCCTCCAACGCGGACCTGGCATACCGGCCCGCGGGGACATTCTCCCCAGCCAGAGCGATGCGTGTAACGCCCCCCAGCTGTTCCGCCGACGTGATACCGCTCGCCCCAGCAGGGACAATCGCTACCAAGTCGTTCGATGCGATCTCAAGCGCCGTGCCCGCGAGCACGGCACCGCGCTCGCGCAGCCATTCTACCCACTGGAGATCTGCGGAGACGATCACGTCAGCGGTGGGGTCCCGTACGGCCTGCGTAGCCGCCCGGGAGGTGGCGCTGAATGAGAAGGCGACGGGCGCTCCACCTGTTCGTTCCCACGCGAGTGCCACCTGAGGAAGGACGTCGGCCAAACTCGCTGCCGCAAGCACAAGAAGGGCAGAATCCTGCGCTTCTGCAGTGGGGGTGGCACGCACAGGGACGGCTAGGGCGAACGCCAGCACCCAACCAACACCAAAGGTGGTCAGAAGGCGGCGTGGGGGCCGCGAGCGGGATGTTGGGTCGTTGGTGTGCACGGGGCCGCCACGGTACCGATTCGGCCTACCTCAGGTCAACGGCGGACCTTGCTCCGATCTCCGCTCCGTCCTTCCTTTCCCCCATGAGTCCTCAACCCCCAGGCGTCCCCTGCGCCGAAACGATGATCGACGTGCGTAGCTCGGAGCTGGACGCCTTCGGTCATGTGAATCATGCCGTCTTCTTGAACTATCTGGAGCATGGCCGCTTCGAAGCTCTTGAGCAGGCCGGGTTCCCTTGGTCCGTACTCAACGACCGCAATTGGGGGATCTTCGTGGTACGTATCGAGGTCGACTATGTCGCAGAAGCCAAGCGCGGAGACGCACTCATCGTGAGGACTTGGGCTGACTCCTTCCGCCGCACCAGTATGATTCTCGAGCAGGAGATTGTGCACGGAGACGACCCTTCCGTGGTTACCACCCGAGCACGTGTGACCGCTGTCTGGGTGGGTCCCGACCGAAAGCCGATGCGAGTCCCCAGTGAGGTCCGTGTTGGGCTGACCGGCGCAGAGAGCTGACAAGGCGGGACACCCATGCCGAGCGCTAACCTCCTGAGGGTCGGAAACGACGTCGTCGACCTCACGCACGTTCGAACTCGCGATAAGAGCTCC is a window of Longimicrobiales bacterium DNA encoding:
- a CDS encoding thioesterase family protein, producing the protein MRSSELDAFGHVNHAVFLNYLEHGRFEALEQAGFPWSVLNDRNWGIFVVRIEVDYVAEAKRGDALIVRTWADSFRRTSMILEQEIVHGDDPSVVTTRARVTAVWVGPDRKPMRVPSEVRVGLTGAES
- the modB gene encoding molybdate ABC transporter permease subunit; translation: MLAFALAVPVRATPTAEAQDSALLVLAAASLADVLPQVALAWERTGGAPVAFSFSATSRAATQAVRDPTADVIVSADLQWVEWLRERGAVLAGTALEIASNDLVAIVPAGASGITSAEQLGGVTRIALAGENVPAGRYARSALEAHGVWAEVEPKVVRSGSVRGTLEWVARGEVSAGVVYRTDALQDSDVALAFVFDSDDHPHIGYWAAPLVGSDVPDVARAFVAFLASTEAADVFGAEGFRLPSESFDAEQARSGSSLGVPGVASAIRLSVIVALLATLVGLVPAIGLGWVLARWDFRGKSIVSALVLAPLVLPPVVTGFLLLSVLGTNTPFGGALASLGLPVPFTLLGAALAAFVVGMPLYVISIRGAFEAIDSKYEELSSTLGVTPRRTFLRISLPLALPGIAAGAVLAFARALGEFGATVVLAGNVEGSTRTIALAVYTLLESPQGQEQVWLLVGASVAVSLLALFGFEVLSRRQKQRLEDRHGR
- a CDS encoding methylated-DNA--[protein]-cysteine S-methyltransferase; translated protein: MAPGTDLQQNVWGALCEISYGEARSYGELAATVGRPSAVRAVGRVNGLNALAIVVPCRRVVGADGKLVGYGGVWRKQKLLAVEGV
- a CDS encoding ATP-binding cassette domain-containing protein codes for the protein MVADAFRLKLELELQLPGTDLCVSLDTRTKAVAIVGPSGAGKSTLLRILAGVERRARGRVTFRSEVWQDSSSGAWVSPWERSVGWVPQDVLLFPHLSVRENLTYGAEPEASVTEIADLLQITPLLDRRPKRLSGGEQQRVALGRALIAEPRMLLLDEPFSALDRPLRAELCQVVRSWTLQRGVPLVLVSHDEEDARQLGEERYRLSAGTLSQED
- a CDS encoding 1-acyl-sn-glycerol-3-phosphate acyltransferase is translated as MKLLRGYLALIVTCLGMLLSDLVQRFLVGPWLWLRPQSRISVLGSWLQYLAWLVTRPFEVIGGASLPHPDRIIPCEPGVLVVMNHQSMLDLPLGVKTLTSGYLRVVTRRRYTRFIPLISHLSRLYQYPWVDPSANTGDARRMLKQLRKISRETDVPILIYPEGTRSKDGEIGPFRPAGLGLILRARTWKVHAFVVDGLWQYAKFKHLLGSMDTLDARMEYVGEFEWTNPKADAGLFVEGLRQSMVEKLQEMRGGPVA
- a CDS encoding diacylglycerol kinase family lipid kinase; this encodes MPGHFVIFNPASGRGRGRKRIAVYRRLLEAQLDDVTFATTTRPGEERELTDRAAGEGFDVVVAVGGDGTWSNVADRLLNHDRTDVVLGMLPNGTGNDFGRSLGFDPMNAAEAVNSLASGNRRRVDVGRIDTPTASEHSPEQSEARHFLNLVGFGFDVAVIDAASQARFLKGELLYKITALQQLFKFPGIDLELAAADGTERSGRHLMLTVSNGRFFGGGFPIAPKATVEDGLLHACQIQDAAPMTRLKLFNMAERGRHVESEQVEVLDDASFTVTFPAAPRFEVDGDIRRASDPSIVIRALPAALEVIAPPVQ
- a CDS encoding acetoacetate decarboxylase family protein encodes the protein MDDQGYTYYGFKNCVGGFFEMPTSDARKLLPKHLEPLEMQHERSILALTCFEFTESEVGHYFEVVLAVIVPPMVEPGKPLPKAAFYPFCVGVTSAAAREHATERWHLPHFLGELDIAMNEFDDRMEVEVRDDDKPVLDLLVTKHKYAPSKNLYNAFMVDADSDRKFKANIYMGAPHSEHEEETGSLTLYEHEMTAGLTIDDVNTYPFREQWYQAGLQTFEPLLEI